In the Dolichospermum flos-aquae CCAP 1403/13F genome, CTAGTAATATAACCAAGGCAGTTAAAGCTATTGATACTAATGCTATTGTGGAAGCTGATACCAAAACCAAGTTTGTCAATGTAGATACTCAAGCTTCAGAAACTGCTATTAAAGAAGCTTTGACTGCTGCTGGTTATCCTCCTGCTTAAAATCAAATCCCCGACTTCTTTGAGAAG is a window encoding:
- a CDS encoding heavy-metal-associated domain-containing protein codes for the protein MTITLTIPGMACSACASNITKAVKAIDTNAIVEADTKTKFVNVDTQASETAIKEALTAAGYPPA